The Lonchura striata isolate bLonStr1 chromosome 12, bLonStr1.mat, whole genome shotgun sequence genome includes a region encoding these proteins:
- the TMCC1 gene encoding transmembrane and coiled-coil domains protein 1 isoform X3, whose amino-acid sequence MFMWCCCTCMCCERDFCEPTKIERLEVSSLAQTSSAVASSTDGSINADSVDGTPDPQRTKVAITHLQQKILKLTEQIKIEQTARDDNVAEYLKLANNADKQQSARIKQVFEKKNQKSAQTILQLQKKLEHYHRKLREIEQNGIPRQPKDVFRDMHQGLKDVGAKVTGFSEGVVDSVKGGLSSFSQATHSAAGAVVSKPREIASLIRNKFGSADNIANLKDSLEEGQEDGAGGKALGVIQNFQSSPKYGSEEDCSSATSGSVGANSTTGGPVGASSSKTNTLDMQSSGFDAILHEIQEIRETQARLEESFEDLKVRYQRDYTLIMQTLQEERYRCERLEEQLNDLTELHQNEILNLKQELASMEEKIAYQSYERARDIQEALEACQTRISKMELQQQQQQVVQLEGLENATARNLLGKFINILLAVMAVLLVFVSTVANCVVPLMKTRNRTFSTLFIVVFIAFLWKHWDAITGYLERFLSPPR is encoded by the exons ATTGAGCgcttggaagtcagcagcttgGCGCAGACCTCCAGTGCCGTGGCCTCCAGCACTGATGGCAGCATCAATGCAGACTCTGTTGATGGGACCCCAGATCCGCAGCGGACAAAAGTGGCCATCACACACCTGCAGCAGAAGATACTGAAGCTGACAGAGCAGATCAAAATTGAGCAAACAGCCCGTGATGACAATGTGGCAGAGTACCTGAAATTGGCCAACAATGCAGACAAGCAGCAGAGTGCCCGCATTAAGCAAGTgtttgagaagaaaaatcaaaagtcAGCCCAGACCATCttgcagctgcagaagaaacTGGAACATTACCATCGAAAGCTGCGAGAGATTGAGCAGAATGGGATCCCTCGGCAGCCAAAGGATGTCTTCAGGGATATGCATCAGGGTTTGAAGGATGTTGGAGCAAAAGTCACTGGCTTCAGTGAGGGAGTGGTAGACAGTGTAAAAGGTGGACTTTCCAGTTTCTCCCAGGCCACACattcagcagcaggagctgtggttTCCAAACCCCGGGAGATTGCCTCCCTCATAAGGAACAAGTTTGGGAGTGCAGACAATATTGCTAATCTGAAAGACTCCTTAGAAGAAGGCCAGGAAGATGGGGCAGGTGGCAAGGCTCTAGGTGTTATTCAGAACTTTCAGTCAAGCCCAAAATATGGCAGTGAAGAGGATTGCTCCAGTGCCACATCAGGCTCGGTGGGAGCCAACAGTACAACAGGGGGCCCTGTGGGAGCTTCCAGCTCCAAAACAAACACTCTGGATATGCAGAGCTCAGGGTTTGATGCAATACTGCATGAGATTCAAGAAATTCGAGAGACACAGGCAAGACTGGAAGAATCATTTGAGGACCTTAAGGTTCGCTACCAGAGGGATTACACATTAATAATGCAGACCCTGCAGGAGGAGCGGTACAG ATGTGAAAGACTTGAAGAGCAGTTAAATGACTTGACTGAGCTCCACCAGAACGAGATCCTCAATTTAAAACAGGAGCTGGCCAGCATGGAGGAAAAGATTGCCTATCAGTCTTACGAGCGAGCCCGGGACATCCAG GAGGCACTGGAAGCGTGCCAGACGCGCATCTCCAAGAtggaactgcagcagcagcagcagcaagtggTGCAGttggaggggctggagaatgCCACAGCCAGAAACCTTCTGGGGAAGTTCATCAACATCTTGCTGGCTGTCATGGCTGTCCTCCTTGTCTTTGTATCCACTGTGGCCAACTGCGTCGTGCCCCTGATGAAGACTCGCAATAGGACGTTCAGCACTTTATTTATAGTGGTTTTCATTGCCTTTTTGTGGAAGCACTGGGATGCCATCACCGGCTACTTGGAACGATTCTTGTCTCCCCCCAGATGA
- the TMCC1 gene encoding transmembrane and coiled-coil domains protein 1 isoform X4: protein MHGERDKIERLEVSSLAQTSSAVASSTDGSINADSVDGTPDPQRTKVAITHLQQKILKLTEQIKIEQTARDDNVAEYLKLANNADKQQSARIKQVFEKKNQKSAQTILQLQKKLEHYHRKLREIEQNGIPRQPKDVFRDMHQGLKDVGAKVTGFSEGVVDSVKGGLSSFSQATHSAAGAVVSKPREIASLIRNKFGSADNIANLKDSLEEGQEDGAGGKALGVIQNFQSSPKYGSEEDCSSATSGSVGANSTTGGPVGASSSKTNTLDMQSSGFDAILHEIQEIRETQARLEESFEDLKVRYQRDYTLIMQTLQEERYRCERLEEQLNDLTELHQNEILNLKQELASMEEKIAYQSYERARDIQEALEACQTRISKMELQQQQQQVVQLEGLENATARNLLGKFINILLAVMAVLLVFVSTVANCVVPLMKTRNRTFSTLFIVVFIAFLWKHWDAITGYLERFLSPPR, encoded by the exons atGCACGGGGAGCGGGACAAG ATTGAGCgcttggaagtcagcagcttgGCGCAGACCTCCAGTGCCGTGGCCTCCAGCACTGATGGCAGCATCAATGCAGACTCTGTTGATGGGACCCCAGATCCGCAGCGGACAAAAGTGGCCATCACACACCTGCAGCAGAAGATACTGAAGCTGACAGAGCAGATCAAAATTGAGCAAACAGCCCGTGATGACAATGTGGCAGAGTACCTGAAATTGGCCAACAATGCAGACAAGCAGCAGAGTGCCCGCATTAAGCAAGTgtttgagaagaaaaatcaaaagtcAGCCCAGACCATCttgcagctgcagaagaaacTGGAACATTACCATCGAAAGCTGCGAGAGATTGAGCAGAATGGGATCCCTCGGCAGCCAAAGGATGTCTTCAGGGATATGCATCAGGGTTTGAAGGATGTTGGAGCAAAAGTCACTGGCTTCAGTGAGGGAGTGGTAGACAGTGTAAAAGGTGGACTTTCCAGTTTCTCCCAGGCCACACattcagcagcaggagctgtggttTCCAAACCCCGGGAGATTGCCTCCCTCATAAGGAACAAGTTTGGGAGTGCAGACAATATTGCTAATCTGAAAGACTCCTTAGAAGAAGGCCAGGAAGATGGGGCAGGTGGCAAGGCTCTAGGTGTTATTCAGAACTTTCAGTCAAGCCCAAAATATGGCAGTGAAGAGGATTGCTCCAGTGCCACATCAGGCTCGGTGGGAGCCAACAGTACAACAGGGGGCCCTGTGGGAGCTTCCAGCTCCAAAACAAACACTCTGGATATGCAGAGCTCAGGGTTTGATGCAATACTGCATGAGATTCAAGAAATTCGAGAGACACAGGCAAGACTGGAAGAATCATTTGAGGACCTTAAGGTTCGCTACCAGAGGGATTACACATTAATAATGCAGACCCTGCAGGAGGAGCGGTACAG ATGTGAAAGACTTGAAGAGCAGTTAAATGACTTGACTGAGCTCCACCAGAACGAGATCCTCAATTTAAAACAGGAGCTGGCCAGCATGGAGGAAAAGATTGCCTATCAGTCTTACGAGCGAGCCCGGGACATCCAG GAGGCACTGGAAGCGTGCCAGACGCGCATCTCCAAGAtggaactgcagcagcagcagcagcaagtggTGCAGttggaggggctggagaatgCCACAGCCAGAAACCTTCTGGGGAAGTTCATCAACATCTTGCTGGCTGTCATGGCTGTCCTCCTTGTCTTTGTATCCACTGTGGCCAACTGCGTCGTGCCCCTGATGAAGACTCGCAATAGGACGTTCAGCACTTTATTTATAGTGGTTTTCATTGCCTTTTTGTGGAAGCACTGGGATGCCATCACCGGCTACTTGGAACGATTCTTGTCTCCCCCCAGATGA